One part of the Acidobacteriota bacterium genome encodes these proteins:
- a CDS encoding DUF1592 domain-containing protein: MNGRRISLAVATVSAFLCFAAVPIAAGQARNQDAASGPDLLRDTVRRHCIACHNDRTLTAGLSLQEVDPERIAEHAPVLERVFQKLRAGEMPPAGRPRPDEAVSAGLVSWLETALDREAAANPDPGAPAIHRLNRAEYRNAVRDLLGLDLDHARDLPADDSGYGFDNIGDVLTVSPLHVEQYVAAARRVSRLAVGSLAPRPVVERYEPPDGTTDEAVDGLPPNERGGILFRHYFAFDADYTLTVRVGGRRTIGMPAPLLDVRVDGRRVRLIEADFDPEEANQLTRNFELRLPLPAGEHEIGAGFLTEYARSEDGAETNDYAVDYVLVGGPYDAAGPGETAIQRQLFVCRPAADEPEEPCARRILQRLARRAWRRPATAADIDPLLDLFAMGRADGERFEDGIEMALSGVLVSPSFLFRAPRPPEDAAPGSAHPLSDIDLASRLSFFLWSSIPDEELLALAERGRLGDPPVLAGQIARMLADPKAGALVENFGGQWLHLRNVADWTPDPVRFAEFDDSLRYAFERETELFLDHLIREDRSVLELIDADYTFLNERLAGFYGIDGVNGGYFRRVPLEDTARGGVLTHGSVLMVTSYPTRTSPVLRGKWVLENLLGAPPPPPPPDVPALETDAEASAGSLREALERHRANAACAACHAKLDPLGFALENFDAVGAYRTEDEGVPVEASGALPDGTLVDGPAGLRRVLLDRRDEFVETLAAKLLTYAIGRGLESYDQPAVREIRRRAAAADHRFSALVSAIVDSVPFRLRRIPEP, encoded by the coding sequence GTGAACGGACGACGAATATCGCTCGCCGTAGCAACGGTCTCTGCGTTCCTCTGTTTCGCGGCCGTGCCGATCGCGGCGGGGCAGGCGCGCAACCAGGACGCGGCGTCCGGCCCCGATCTACTGCGGGACACCGTCCGCCGCCACTGCATCGCGTGCCACAACGACCGGACGTTGACAGCGGGCCTGTCGCTGCAGGAGGTGGATCCGGAGCGGATTGCCGAGCACGCGCCCGTCCTCGAAAGGGTGTTCCAGAAGCTGCGGGCCGGCGAGATGCCCCCGGCGGGCCGCCCCCGCCCGGACGAGGCTGTCTCCGCCGGCCTGGTATCGTGGCTGGAGACCGCGCTCGATCGCGAGGCGGCCGCGAACCCCGACCCCGGGGCGCCCGCCATCCACCGGTTGAACCGCGCCGAGTACCGCAACGCGGTGCGCGACCTGCTGGGGCTCGACCTCGACCACGCCCGCGACTTGCCGGCCGACGACTCCGGCTACGGGTTCGACAACATCGGCGACGTGCTGACGGTCTCGCCGCTGCACGTCGAGCAGTACGTGGCGGCGGCGCGGCGCGTGAGCCGGCTGGCGGTGGGCAGCCTGGCCCCGCGGCCGGTGGTCGAGCGCTACGAGCCGCCGGACGGGACCACCGACGAGGCCGTCGACGGGTTGCCGCCCAACGAGCGGGGCGGCATCCTGTTCCGGCACTACTTCGCGTTCGACGCCGACTACACGCTCACCGTGCGCGTGGGCGGGCGGCGCACCATCGGCATGCCGGCGCCCCTTCTGGACGTCCGCGTCGACGGCCGGCGGGTCCGGCTGATCGAAGCGGACTTCGATCCCGAGGAGGCGAACCAGCTCACCCGCAACTTCGAGCTGCGGCTGCCGCTGCCGGCCGGGGAGCACGAGATCGGAGCCGGGTTCCTGACCGAGTACGCGCGGAGCGAGGACGGCGCCGAAACGAACGACTATGCCGTCGACTACGTGCTCGTCGGCGGCCCCTACGACGCGGCCGGTCCGGGCGAGACCGCCATCCAGCGGCAGCTCTTCGTCTGCCGGCCGGCGGCGGACGAGCCGGAGGAGCCGTGCGCCCGTCGCATCCTGCAGCGTCTGGCCCGCCGCGCCTGGCGGCGTCCGGCGACGGCCGCGGACATCGACCCGCTGCTCGACCTGTTCGCCATGGGGCGCGCCGACGGCGAACGTTTCGAGGACGGCATCGAGATGGCGCTGAGCGGCGTGCTGGTCTCGCCCAGCTTCCTGTTCCGGGCGCCGCGCCCGCCGGAGGACGCCGCGCCGGGCTCGGCGCATCCCCTCTCGGACATCGACCTGGCGTCGCGGCTGTCCTTCTTCCTGTGGAGCAGCATCCCCGACGAGGAGCTGCTCGCGCTGGCCGAGCGCGGCCGACTCGGTGACCCGCCGGTGCTCGCCGGACAGATCGCCCGGATGCTGGCCGACCCGAAGGCCGGGGCGCTCGTGGAGAACTTCGGCGGCCAGTGGCTGCACCTGCGCAACGTGGCCGACTGGACGCCGGACCCGGTGCGGTTCGCCGAGTTCGACGATTCGCTGCGCTACGCCTTCGAGCGCGAGACGGAACTGTTTCTCGACCACCTGATCCGCGAGGACCGCAGCGTTCTGGAGCTCATCGACGCCGACTACACGTTCCTGAACGAGCGGCTGGCCGGCTTCTACGGCATCGACGGCGTCAACGGCGGCTATTTTCGCCGCGTCCCGCTCGAGGACACGGCACGGGGCGGCGTCCTGACGCACGGCAGCGTGCTGATGGTCACCTCGTACCCGACGCGGACGTCTCCGGTGCTGCGCGGCAAGTGGGTGCTGGAGAACCTGCTCGGCGCGCCGCCGCCCCCGCCGCCGCCCGACGTGCCGGCCCTGGAAACCGACGCCGAGGCTTCGGCCGGCAGCCTGCGCGAGGCGTTGGAGCGGCATCGCGCCAACGCGGCCTGCGCCGCCTGCCACGCGAAGCTCGACCCGCTCGGATTCGCCCTGGAGAACTTCGACGCGGTCGGCGCGTACCGGACGGAGGACGAGGGCGTCCCCGTCGAGGCCTCGGGAGCGCTGCCGGACGGCACGCTCGTCGACGGACCCGCCGGCCTGCGGCGGGTCCTGCTCGACCGCCGGGACGAGTTCGTCGAGACGCTGGCCGCCAAGCTGCTGACCTATGCCATCGGCCGCGGTCTCGAATCGTACGACCAGCCGGCGGTGCGCGAGATCCGCCGCCGGGCCGCGGCCGCCGACCACCGCTTCTCGGCGCTGGTCTCGGCCATCGTCGATAGCGTACCATTCCGCCTGAGGAGGATTCCGGAGCCATGA
- a CDS encoding tannase/feruloyl esterase family alpha/beta hydrolase, with protein MARIQRPFVNAAVAAGLAVAAACATPAADPADACTDLTTLALIDLRIGAAERVPADAGVPAHCRVNGTIETEINFELLLPDEWNGRFLMGGGGGFVGSVQNQARTLYAHGGSPLQRGYATVGTDTGHTGSGIEAGWALDHPRRQENFGHRAVHLTAEAAKSIIGDYYDRPADYSYFVGCSRGGGQAMMESQRYPDDFDGIVAAAPAYDWTGITAGFVQNQQAIYPDGDIDDPVLTPAALELLGSSILAACDAEDGVADGVLNDPRRCDFEPEDLPRCAGDRSGDGCVTAAQLAAINAVYDGPTSNGEPVYHGFNYGGENDGGGWDSWVVSAPQRRAAGVPNAQYGFGTELFKYFVFSDPDWDYTVYDFSTWKEDVAETAAILNATDTDLSAFRDNGGKIIYWTGWSDLALAPVGTIDYYERLEAGDPATRDYARLYMLPGVLHCAGGPGPDRVDWVEAIRAWVEEGSAPERLLASKLDRDGQPAMTRPLCPYPQVAVYDGTGDPNDAASFACAAP; from the coding sequence ATGGCCCGCATCCAGCGTCCGTTCGTGAATGCCGCCGTCGCCGCCGGCCTGGCGGTTGCCGCCGCGTGTGCGACTCCCGCCGCGGATCCGGCGGATGCCTGCACCGACCTGACCACGCTGGCGCTGATCGATCTGCGGATCGGGGCGGCGGAACGCGTGCCGGCCGACGCCGGCGTGCCCGCGCACTGCAGGGTGAACGGGACTATCGAGACGGAGATCAACTTCGAGCTGCTGCTGCCCGACGAGTGGAACGGACGGTTCCTGATGGGTGGCGGCGGCGGCTTCGTCGGCAGCGTGCAGAACCAGGCGCGCACGCTCTACGCGCACGGCGGGAGCCCGCTGCAGCGCGGCTACGCGACGGTGGGGACCGACACCGGGCACACCGGCAGCGGCATCGAGGCGGGCTGGGCGCTCGATCATCCCCGGCGGCAGGAGAACTTCGGCCATCGCGCCGTCCACCTGACCGCGGAAGCGGCCAAGTCGATCATCGGCGACTACTACGACCGGCCGGCCGACTACTCCTACTTCGTCGGCTGCTCGCGGGGCGGCGGGCAGGCGATGATGGAATCGCAGCGCTATCCGGACGACTTCGACGGCATCGTCGCCGCGGCGCCCGCCTACGACTGGACCGGCATCACCGCCGGCTTCGTGCAGAACCAACAGGCGATCTATCCCGACGGCGACATCGACGATCCGGTGCTCACCCCGGCCGCCCTCGAGCTGCTCGGGTCGAGCATCCTCGCCGCGTGCGACGCGGAGGACGGCGTCGCCGACGGCGTGCTGAACGATCCCCGCCGGTGCGATTTCGAGCCGGAGGACCTGCCCCGCTGCGCGGGCGATCGGTCCGGCGACGGCTGCGTCACCGCGGCGCAGCTTGCGGCCATCAACGCCGTCTACGACGGCCCCACCTCGAACGGCGAGCCCGTCTATCACGGATTCAACTACGGCGGCGAGAACGACGGCGGCGGGTGGGACTCGTGGGTGGTCAGCGCCCCGCAGCGGCGAGCGGCGGGAGTTCCGAACGCGCAGTACGGTTTCGGCACCGAGCTGTTCAAGTACTTCGTATTCAGCGATCCGGATTGGGACTACACGGTCTACGACTTCTCGACCTGGAAGGAAGACGTGGCCGAGACGGCGGCCATCCTCAATGCCACGGACACCGACCTGAGCGCGTTCCGGGACAACGGCGGCAAGATCATCTACTGGACCGGCTGGTCCGATCTGGCCCTGGCGCCGGTCGGCACCATCGACTACTACGAGCGTCTCGAGGCCGGGGACCCCGCAACCCGCGACTACGCGCGGCTCTACATGCTGCCGGGCGTGCTCCACTGCGCCGGCGGCCCCGGCCCCGACCGCGTCGACTGGGTGGAGGCTATCCGCGCCTGGGTCGAGGAGGGCAGTGCGCCCGAGCGCCTGCTGGCGTCAAAGCTGGATCGGGACGGACAGCCGGCGATGACGCGGCCGCTGTGTCCGTACCCGCAGGTCGCGGTCTACGACGGGACGGGGGATCCGAACGACGCGGCCAGCTTCGCCTGCGCGGCGCCGTAG
- a CDS encoding DUF3014 domain-containing protein: MTNGNPTLLQDLLNRVKQLPPAAGLAGIVIVVAIVGYLLVDVAPEPEPEPEVVEAPPPPPPPPPPPPEPEPEPEPEPEPEPVFEMPPLNESDPVVRELVADLSANPELASWLVTDELVRTVVVVIDNVAEGTNPSQHVPFLRPEGRFQIDGDTSAPRISTASYARYDDAAALVASLDAEGIAELYRRLRPLLREAYEELGQPGDAFGDTVWRAVAHLLNAPVIEGQPELVPRGPLYLYADETLEYLSPAQRQLIGMGPDNQRRVQQKIREIGVALGFRDLPRPHAVQR; the protein is encoded by the coding sequence ATGACGAACGGTAACCCAACATTGCTGCAGGACCTGCTGAACCGCGTGAAGCAACTGCCGCCCGCCGCCGGACTCGCGGGCATCGTGATTGTCGTCGCGATCGTCGGCTACCTCCTGGTGGACGTCGCGCCCGAACCGGAGCCGGAACCGGAAGTCGTGGAGGCTCCGCCGCCTCCGCCGCCTCCACCGCCTCCGCCACCCGAGCCGGAACCCGAGCCGGAGCCGGAACCCGAGCCGGAGCCGGTGTTCGAGATGCCGCCGCTCAACGAGAGCGACCCGGTCGTTCGCGAGCTGGTCGCGGACCTGTCCGCGAATCCCGAACTGGCGAGCTGGCTCGTCACGGACGAGCTCGTGCGGACGGTCGTCGTCGTCATCGACAACGTGGCCGAGGGCACGAATCCCTCCCAGCACGTACCGTTTCTCCGACCCGAGGGCCGCTTCCAGATCGACGGCGATACGTCGGCGCCACGGATCTCCACGGCCAGCTACGCCCGCTACGACGACGCGGCGGCCCTCGTGGCCTCGCTCGACGCGGAGGGCATCGCCGAGCTGTACCGGCGGCTGCGTCCGTTGTTGCGGGAAGCCTACGAAGAGCTCGGCCAGCCCGGCGACGCATTCGGCGATACCGTGTGGCGGGCGGTGGCGCATCTGCTCAACGCGCCGGTCATCGAAGGCCAGCCCGAACTGGTCCCGCGCGGACCGCTGTATCTGTACGCCGACGAGACGCTCGAGTACCTCTCGCCGGCGCAGCGCCAGTTGATCGGCATGGGTCCGGACAACCAACGCCGCGTGCAGCAGAAGATCCGGGAGATCGGGGTGGCCCTCGGCTTCCGCGATCTGCCCCGGCCCCACGCCGTGCAGCGGTAG
- a CDS encoding CoA transferase, with the protein MPPLDGLRVLDLTRVLAGPYCAMMLGDMGAEVLKIEEPAHGDDTRAWAPHRDGWSTFFLGLNRSKKSVALDLKSEDGADALRRLIATADVLIENFRPGSLAKLGFSYEAAAALNPRLVYCSVTGYGQIGPKKNLPGYDAVIQAESGLMDVTGHPDGPPTRVGVAITDYLAGLYAMNGILLALRDRDRTGQGQHVDIALLDAMTSALALPAGIYFNTGEEPGREGNQHHTLTPYETIEVADGLVVVAVGNERLWKQFCAAVNAGDLEHHPDYATNTDRMAHRPRLIAELTPRLAKYTRDALIERLRAHNVPCAQVRSIGEALEDPHLRARGMVVDMPHDGLGTMRSLGNPIRLSRTPAAIHRRPPALGEHNEEILESLGTDDDSRTGPQPVGAITRGVNR; encoded by the coding sequence ATGCCTCCTCTCGACGGACTGCGCGTGCTCGATCTCACCCGGGTGCTGGCCGGCCCCTACTGCGCGATGATGCTGGGCGACATGGGCGCCGAGGTGCTCAAGATCGAGGAACCCGCGCACGGCGACGACACCCGCGCCTGGGCGCCGCACCGCGACGGCTGGAGCACCTTCTTCCTGGGCCTGAACCGAAGCAAGAAGAGCGTCGCGCTGGACCTGAAGTCCGAGGACGGCGCGGACGCGCTGCGCCGGCTGATCGCGACCGCCGACGTCCTGATCGAGAACTTTCGGCCGGGGAGCCTGGCGAAGCTCGGCTTCAGCTACGAAGCCGCGGCGGCGCTGAATCCGCGGCTCGTCTACTGCTCGGTCACCGGCTACGGGCAGATCGGCCCGAAGAAGAACCTCCCCGGCTACGACGCCGTCATCCAGGCCGAGAGCGGACTGATGGACGTCACGGGCCATCCGGACGGCCCGCCGACGCGGGTCGGAGTCGCGATCACCGACTACCTTGCCGGCCTCTACGCGATGAACGGCATCCTCCTCGCGCTGCGGGACCGCGACCGCACCGGACAGGGCCAGCACGTCGACATCGCGCTGCTCGACGCCATGACCTCGGCCCTCGCGCTGCCGGCCGGGATCTACTTCAACACCGGCGAGGAGCCGGGGCGCGAGGGCAACCAGCACCACACGCTGACCCCGTACGAGACCATCGAGGTCGCGGACGGGCTGGTCGTCGTGGCCGTCGGCAACGAGCGGCTCTGGAAGCAATTCTGCGCCGCAGTGAACGCGGGCGACCTCGAGCATCACCCGGACTACGCCACCAACACCGACCGGATGGCCCACCGTCCGCGGCTCATCGCCGAGCTGACGCCGCGCCTCGCGAAGTACACGCGCGACGCGCTGATCGAACGCCTGCGCGCCCACAACGTACCCTGCGCGCAGGTTCGGTCCATCGGGGAGGCGCTGGAGGATCCGCACCTGCGGGCGCGCGGCATGGTCGTCGACATGCCGCACGACGGCCTCGGCACGATGCGCAGCCTCGGCAACCCCATCCGGCTCTCGCGGACGCCGGCGGCCATTCACCGCCGACCGCCGGCGCTGGGCGAGCACAACGAAGAGATCCTGGAGTCGCTCGGCACGGACGACGACTCCCGGACCGGTCCCCAACCCGTCGGCGCGATCACGCGAGGAGTGAACCGATGA
- a CDS encoding AAA family ATPase produces MYSSIQINGYRGLDSFRMEKLGRVNLLVGMNNSGKTSILECIELLRSAGDPHVLSAIAGRRGEWGHADDPDVCATFGPRPDPLDVSHLFANHELTGKIRILRRTVAETSQPPVGTTG; encoded by the coding sequence TTGTACTCCTCGATACAAATCAACGGCTACCGCGGGCTCGATTCGTTCCGGATGGAGAAGCTCGGCCGCGTCAACCTGCTGGTGGGGATGAACAACTCGGGCAAGACTTCGATCCTGGAGTGCATCGAACTTCTCCGCTCGGCGGGTGACCCGCATGTGCTGTCGGCCATTGCAGGCCGCCGAGGAGAGTGGGGACACGCGGATGATCCGGATGTGTGCGCGACTTTCGGACCTCGTCCGGACCCGCTCGACGTGTCGCACCTTTTCGCGAACCACGAGTTGACCGGCAAGATACGTATATTGAGGCGGACCGTAGCGGAGACGTCGCAGCCGCCGGTTGGAACGACAGGGTAA
- a CDS encoding DUF1552 domain-containing protein, translating to MITGKALPRRTFLRGMGATVALPFLDAMTPAFASASTPVTRVAFVYTANGIIMQDWTPAAEGAGFAFSKTLMPVEPFRDDLLVLTGLAHRNGEALGDGPGDHARAGASWLTGVHPKKTRGADIRNGMSVDQMLAETIGRDTPLPSLELGLQDVRMVGGCDSGYSCAYSNTISWSSPTTPLPYENNPSRVFSRLFGDGDTTDPAVRAVRARQNRSLLDFVRDDAARLRSTLGAGDRRKLGDYLDSVREVERRIRNARYDGVDLPVLDRPDGIPPTFEEHVRLMSDLVTIAFQADLTRVVTLMYSREGGNRTYRSIGVPDAHHGLSHHQNDPEKMARLAMIDRHHVAMLAYFLGKLREAEDENGSLLDHSMVVYGSSLSDSNAHTHDDLPTLLAGGGSGKLHGGRHLRYAGGTPMTNLFVTLLDRLGVRREQIGDSTGRIAHLSEL from the coding sequence ATGATCACCGGAAAAGCGCTGCCCCGCCGCACCTTCCTGCGAGGCATGGGCGCCACCGTCGCCCTGCCGTTTCTCGACGCGATGACGCCGGCGTTCGCATCCGCGTCGACCCCGGTCACCCGGGTCGCGTTCGTCTACACGGCCAACGGCATCATCATGCAGGACTGGACGCCCGCCGCCGAAGGCGCCGGGTTCGCGTTCAGCAAGACGCTGATGCCGGTCGAGCCGTTCCGCGACGATCTCCTCGTTCTGACCGGGCTCGCGCACCGCAACGGCGAGGCGCTCGGCGATGGCCCCGGCGACCACGCCCGCGCGGGCGCGAGCTGGCTGACCGGCGTGCACCCGAAGAAGACCCGCGGCGCCGACATCCGCAACGGCATGTCCGTCGACCAGATGCTGGCCGAGACGATCGGCCGCGACACGCCGCTGCCGTCCCTGGAGCTCGGGCTGCAGGACGTACGGATGGTGGGCGGCTGCGACTCCGGCTATAGCTGCGCCTACAGCAACACCATCTCGTGGAGCTCGCCGACGACCCCGCTGCCCTACGAGAACAACCCGAGCCGGGTGTTCTCGCGGCTGTTCGGCGACGGCGACACCACCGACCCGGCGGTGCGGGCGGTTCGCGCGCGGCAGAACCGCAGCCTGCTCGACTTCGTGCGGGACGACGCGGCACGGCTGCGCTCCACCCTCGGCGCCGGCGACCGGCGCAAGCTGGGCGACTACCTCGACTCGGTGCGCGAGGTGGAGCGCCGCATCCGGAACGCTCGCTACGACGGCGTCGACCTGCCGGTGCTCGACCGCCCGGACGGCATCCCGCCGACCTTCGAGGAGCACGTCCGGCTCATGTCGGATCTGGTCACCATCGCGTTCCAGGCGGACCTGACGCGGGTGGTCACGCTGATGTACAGCCGCGAGGGAGGCAACCGGACCTACCGCTCCATCGGCGTACCGGACGCCCACCACGGGCTGTCGCACCACCAGAACGACCCGGAGAAGATGGCCCGGCTGGCGATGATCGACCGACACCACGTGGCGATGCTCGCCTACTTCCTCGGGAAGCTGCGGGAGGCGGAGGACGAGAACGGGTCGCTGCTCGACCACTCGATGGTCGTCTACGGCAGCAGCCTGAGCGACTCGAACGCGCACACCCACGACGACCTGCCGACGCTGCTCGCCGGCGGCGGCAGCGGGAAGCTGCACGGCGGGCGCCACCTGCGCTACGCGGGCGGCACGCCGATGACGAATCTGTTCGTGACCCTGCTCGACCGCTTGGGCGTGCGCCGCGAGCAGATCGGCGACAGCACGGGCCGGATCGCGCACCTGAGCGAGTTGTAG
- a CDS encoding NAD+ synthase: MPSVIRIALCQSNLVVGDLSGNVSALQARIREARERGADIALFPELSLTGYPPEDLLLKPSFVQDAAAALGEVAGAATGIVACVGVPEPVAAVSGTAGGGRAAPATARLHNAAAVLADGRVAALYRKHHLPNYAVFDERRYFLPGTESLVVDLDGRRVGVTICEDIWMPGGPAEWAAVNGGAEVVVNLSASPYHRGKGREREELFAARCRNHRCFLAFCNAVGGQDELVFDGHSLVIGPDGTTLARGRPFEEDMLVADLDPTAAREQRESDARWDRSIPDAATVRGPAPGPDAGRVSVVRLHQAPSRRPPPAVREATDALSPEAEIYRALTLGTADYIRKNGFPGAVLGLSGGIDSALALTIAADAIGPGAVTAVSMPSRYTAGMNRDDAAILARRLGTCFLELPIEELAVSYGDALAEPFAGTEPGVAEENLQARIRGNLLMALSNKFGWLVLTTGNKSELSVGYATLYGDMAGGFAVLKDVLKTWVYRLAVWRNRDGEVIPRRIIDKPPTAELRDNQRDSDSLPPYDVLDAILEAYVEQDRSPAEIGTLGFARETVDRVVQLVDRAEYKRRQAPPGVRISTRAFGKDRRLPITNRYAPGG, encoded by the coding sequence ATGCCCAGCGTGATCCGTATCGCCCTCTGCCAGTCGAATCTGGTGGTCGGCGACCTTTCAGGCAACGTATCCGCTCTGCAGGCGCGGATTCGCGAGGCGCGGGAGCGGGGAGCCGACATCGCCCTGTTTCCCGAGCTGTCGCTCACCGGCTACCCGCCGGAAGACCTCCTGCTCAAACCGAGCTTCGTGCAGGACGCCGCCGCCGCGCTCGGCGAGGTGGCCGGCGCCGCCACCGGCATCGTTGCCTGCGTCGGCGTCCCGGAACCCGTGGCGGCGGTGTCCGGGACGGCCGGCGGCGGCCGGGCCGCACCCGCCACCGCCCGGCTCCACAACGCCGCCGCGGTCCTGGCCGACGGTCGGGTCGCGGCGCTGTACCGCAAGCACCACCTTCCGAACTACGCCGTCTTCGACGAGCGCCGCTACTTCCTGCCGGGAACCGAATCGCTCGTGGTCGACCTCGACGGGCGGCGGGTGGGCGTCACCATCTGCGAGGACATCTGGATGCCGGGCGGTCCGGCCGAATGGGCGGCCGTGAACGGCGGCGCGGAGGTCGTCGTCAACCTCTCGGCCTCGCCCTATCACCGGGGCAAGGGCCGGGAGCGGGAGGAGCTGTTCGCCGCCCGCTGCCGCAATCACCGCTGCTTCCTCGCGTTCTGCAACGCCGTGGGCGGGCAGGACGAGCTGGTTTTCGACGGCCACAGTCTCGTCATCGGACCGGACGGAACGACACTCGCCCGCGGCAGACCGTTCGAGGAGGACATGCTCGTCGCGGACCTCGACCCGACCGCCGCCCGCGAGCAGCGAGAGTCCGACGCGCGCTGGGACCGGTCGATACCGGATGCAGCGACCGTTCGGGGTCCTGCGCCCGGACCGGATGCAGGCCGCGTTTCCGTTGTCCGGCTCCACCAGGCGCCCTCCCGACGCCCGCCGCCGGCCGTACGCGAAGCCACGGACGCGCTGTCTCCCGAGGCGGAGATCTACCGCGCCCTTACGCTTGGGACCGCCGACTACATCCGGAAGAACGGCTTTCCGGGAGCCGTGCTCGGACTCTCGGGCGGCATCGACTCCGCCCTCGCGCTCACCATTGCGGCCGACGCCATCGGTCCCGGCGCGGTGACCGCCGTCTCCATGCCGTCGCGCTACACCGCCGGGATGAACCGCGACGACGCCGCGATCCTCGCCCGCCGGCTCGGCACGTGTTTCCTGGAGCTGCCGATCGAGGAGCTGGCCGTCTCGTACGGCGACGCGCTCGCCGAGCCGTTCGCCGGGACGGAACCCGGCGTCGCCGAGGAGAACCTGCAGGCGCGCATCCGCGGCAACCTGCTGATGGCCCTGTCCAACAAGTTCGGCTGGCTGGTGCTGACCACCGGCAACAAGAGCGAGCTGAGCGTCGGCTACGCCACCCTCTACGGCGACATGGCCGGCGGTTTCGCGGTGCTGAAGGACGTGCTGAAGACCTGGGTCTATCGCCTGGCCGTCTGGCGCAACCGCGACGGCGAGGTGATCCCGCGGCGGATCATCGACAAGCCGCCGACGGCCGAGCTGCGCGACAACCAGCGCGACTCGGACAGCCTGCCCCCCTACGACGTGCTGGACGCGATTCTGGAAGCGTACGTCGAGCAGGACCGGAGCCCGGCCGAGATAGGGACGCTCGGCTTCGCCCGGGAGACCGTCGATCGCGTGGTGCAACTCGTCGACCGCGCGGAGTACAAGCGCCGCCAGGCCCCCCCCGGCGTCCGCATCTCGACGCGCGCCTTCGGCAAGGACCGGCGGCTGCCGATCACCAACCGCTATGCGCCGGGAGGCTGA
- a CDS encoding CHRD domain-containing protein, producing MINIKLGLALCMVLLVAAAGAQDAERYGERLSRMPVDLRTTSAISGAGSVAAELTGNALTVAVRFDGLSSGVTAAHVHNAPVARRGGVAFAIDVGGTTGTAGEIVDTVTLTDDQLTELRGERYYVQIHTENNPGGELRGWLLRRDD from the coding sequence ATGATCAACATCAAGCTGGGACTGGCGCTGTGCATGGTGCTGCTGGTCGCGGCGGCAGGCGCACAGGATGCCGAGCGTTACGGCGAACGCCTCTCGCGGATGCCGGTCGACCTGCGTACCACGTCGGCGATCTCCGGTGCGGGATCCGTCGCGGCCGAGCTGACCGGCAACGCGCTCACGGTCGCGGTGCGGTTCGACGGACTGAGCTCGGGAGTGACCGCGGCTCACGTGCACAACGCGCCGGTGGCCCGTCGAGGCGGGGTCGCGTTTGCGATAGACGTCGGCGGGACGACCGGCACCGCCGGGGAAATCGTCGACACGGTCACGTTGACCGACGATCAGCTCACCGAGCTCCGCGGCGAACGCTACTACGTGCAGATCCACACGGAGAACAACCCCGGCGGGGAGCTGCGCGGCTGGCTCCTGCGGCGCGACGACTGA